In Meleagris gallopavo isolate NT-WF06-2002-E0010 breed Aviagen turkey brand Nicholas breeding stock chromosome 5, Turkey_5.1, whole genome shotgun sequence, a single window of DNA contains:
- the TMEM216 gene encoding transmembrane protein 216, translated as MGGERVSVGPEREAAGRGRNVSRAADRRGLRPSHPTTPTGRQLSSAPLQVLLFLNGWYSATYFLLEAFIFAYKVLLLPYPLTNLLLDVLLLLLYLGIETTRIFFGSKGNLCQHKMSLAVCLALTVPAAVMATYCLLLQTYALRLEAILSTILLLFYTVELLLGGLALTSFSSMDVY; from the exons ATGGGCGGCGAAAGAGTGAGTGTGGGGCCGGAGCGGGAGGCGGCGGGCCGTGGGCGAAACGTGAGCCGGGCGGCGGACAGGCGGGGCCTCCGCCCATCCCATCCCACGACCCCCACAGGCCGCCAGCTCTCCTCGGCCCCGCTGCAGGTCCTGCTCTTCCTCAACGGGTGGTACAGCGCGACCTATTTCCTGCTGGAGGCGTTCATCTTCGCCTACAAGG tgctgctgctgccgtaCCCGCTCACCAACCTGCTGCTGgacgtgctgctgctgctgctctacCTCGGCATTGAGACCACGCGCATCTTCTTCG GTTCCaagggcaacctgtgccagcacaaGATGTCTCTGGCCGTCTGCCTGGCCCTCACTGTGCCAGCGGCTGTCATGGCGACCtactgcttgctgctgcagaCCTATGCCCTGCGCCTGGAGGCCATCCTCAGCACCATCCTCCTGCTCTTCTACAccgtggagctgctgctgggtggcCTGGCGCTCACCTCCTTCTCTAG CATGGATGTGTATTGA